A genomic segment from Nodularia sphaerocarpa UHCC 0038 encodes:
- a CDS encoding cytochrome ubiquinol oxidase subunit I, which produces MEFLSNSVVLSRMQFAFTALFHMIWPVLTTGMGIYLVIVEGVWLKTRNPDYYLHARFWAKFYVLNFGIGVATGIPMEFQFGTNWGPFSEAVGNFFGSVIGFEASWAFMLEAAFLGIMLFGWERVNPAIHYLSTILVAFGANLSTLWILTANSWMQTPAGGAMVDGKFVVSDYFQAILNPFMVNSVLHMFFATLETSLFVIGGISAWYILKQRHQGFFTRSLKIALAAAIAVAPLQIYIGHLSGEQVYHYQPTKLAAMEAQWESSPAGQPADWSLLAIPNEKAQKNDWEITIPNALGYILEFKQNLSEPLRGLKEWKPEDRPHMVGLIYYAFRTMIAIGFFLAGLMLLSTLQWLRGKLSAENITQQRWLMRAWILAAPLGYIAIESGWIVRCVGRQPWTLYGQIRTVDSASNVPASNVLVSLSSFVIVYSLLFIAAIYFGSRIIRQGPNLDLPIPGVEIAKPAIETSPGEFIPDERPVEAQQ; this is translated from the coding sequence GTGGAATTTTTGTCCAATTCAGTGGTATTATCACGGATGCAGTTTGCATTCACTGCACTATTTCACATGATATGGCCTGTCCTCACCACTGGGATGGGGATTTATCTGGTCATAGTTGAAGGAGTATGGCTAAAAACTCGTAACCCTGACTACTACCTTCATGCTCGTTTTTGGGCAAAGTTTTATGTCCTTAACTTTGGGATTGGTGTAGCAACTGGTATCCCTATGGAATTTCAGTTTGGTACGAATTGGGGACCATTCTCAGAAGCTGTGGGTAACTTTTTTGGTAGCGTTATCGGGTTTGAAGCTTCTTGGGCATTTATGCTGGAAGCGGCATTTTTAGGTATTATGTTATTCGGCTGGGAACGCGTTAATCCTGCCATTCATTATCTCTCTACAATCTTGGTAGCTTTTGGCGCGAATTTATCAACTCTCTGGATTTTGACAGCAAATTCCTGGATGCAAACTCCTGCGGGTGGAGCAATGGTTGATGGTAAATTTGTAGTCAGTGATTACTTTCAGGCAATTTTAAATCCCTTCATGGTCAATAGTGTGCTGCATATGTTTTTTGCCACACTGGAAACTTCTTTATTTGTGATTGGTGGAATTAGTGCTTGGTATATTTTAAAGCAACGCCACCAAGGTTTTTTTACTCGGTCTTTAAAGATTGCTTTAGCAGCTGCGATCGCAGTCGCACCATTACAAATATACATCGGTCACTTAAGCGGCGAACAAGTTTATCACTATCAACCCACCAAACTCGCAGCAATGGAAGCCCAATGGGAATCTTCCCCAGCTGGACAACCTGCTGATTGGAGTTTGCTGGCTATACCCAACGAAAAAGCTCAAAAAAATGACTGGGAAATCACCATTCCCAATGCGCTGGGTTACATTCTGGAATTTAAGCAAAATCTTTCAGAACCGTTACGCGGTTTAAAAGAGTGGAAACCAGAAGATCGTCCTCACATGGTGGGTTTAATTTATTACGCCTTCCGCACCATGATCGCCATTGGCTTTTTCTTAGCCGGCTTAATGCTATTAAGCACTTTACAATGGTTACGCGGTAAGCTTTCAGCCGAAAATATTACTCAGCAACGTTGGCTGATGCGAGCTTGGATATTAGCCGCACCACTAGGATACATAGCCATAGAATCAGGCTGGATTGTACGCTGTGTAGGTAGACAACCCTGGACTCTTTACGGACAAATCCGCACAGTTGATTCTGCTTCTAATGTACCTGCTAGCAATGTTTTAGTTTCACTCAGTAGCTTTGTCATAGTCTACAGTTTGTTATTTATTGCAGCTATATATTTCGGTAGTCGCATTATTCGTCAAGGGCCAAATCTTGATTTACCAATCCCCGGAGTAGAAATTGCTAAACCAGCAATAGAAACTTCTCCTGGAGAGTTTATACCAGATGAACGTCCTGTAGAAGCACAACAATAG
- a CDS encoding chlorophyll a/b-binding protein, with amino-acid sequence MTQSQPTITPKLEDPKFGFNEYAERLNGRAAMVGFLLTVVIEYVTNQGVLSWLGLK; translated from the coding sequence ATGACACAATCACAACCAACAATTACCCCCAAATTAGAAGATCCAAAATTTGGCTTTAATGAATATGCTGAACGCTTAAACGGTCGAGCTGCAATGGTTGGTTTTTTATTGACGGTGGTTATTGAGTACGTTACTAATCAAGGTGTGCTATCATGGCTAGGCCTGAAATAG
- a CDS encoding calcium-binding protein, whose amino-acid sequence MNGDNTNNSLSGTPGVDVINGFGGDDFIEGLDGNDIIDGGTGRFDRMFGGDGDDVITDPDGVLGAHGGRGNDTIEITFAADWDNDSNPNNAPRSDGKITGGYGDDNIRVTMNDSRFFINLKGDEPIKNVQDGNDVIELLGVYQNSVVDLGGGNDTFIGGIGRDNVSGGSGNDYISGLGGNDLLNGNDGDDILVGGAGNDTLTGGNGKDLFLFYSPGDGIDRITDFNPADDKIGVDAAGFGGGLVAGTFLAETQFVLGSTAQNGSHRFIYNQLTGALFFDADGTGSSTQVQIATLSNKAVINSQNISVM is encoded by the coding sequence ATGAATGGCGATAATACTAACAATTCCCTCTCTGGCACTCCAGGTGTAGATGTCATCAATGGCTTTGGTGGCGATGATTTTATAGAAGGTCTGGATGGCAACGACATTATCGATGGTGGTACTGGAAGATTTGATCGAATGTTTGGCGGTGATGGTGATGATGTGATAACCGACCCAGACGGAGTTCTGGGGGCGCACGGTGGTAGGGGCAACGATACTATCGAGATCACTTTTGCTGCCGACTGGGATAATGATAGTAATCCCAACAATGCCCCACGTTCTGATGGCAAAATTACCGGAGGTTACGGCGACGATAACATTAGGGTAACGATGAATGACAGTCGGTTTTTCATCAACCTCAAGGGAGATGAACCAATTAAAAATGTTCAAGATGGCAATGATGTAATTGAACTATTAGGTGTTTACCAAAATTCAGTTGTTGACCTTGGTGGTGGTAACGACACTTTCATAGGTGGAATTGGCCGTGATAATGTCTCTGGTGGTTCTGGCAACGATTATATTTCTGGTTTAGGGGGTAACGATCTCTTAAATGGCAATGATGGGGACGATATTCTAGTTGGTGGTGCTGGTAACGATACGCTGACTGGTGGCAATGGAAAAGATTTATTTTTATTCTATTCACCTGGTGATGGCATCGACCGCATTACAGACTTCAATCCTGCCGACGATAAAATTGGTGTGGATGCTGCTGGTTTTGGTGGTGGACTTGTCGCTGGTACTTTTTTGGCTGAGACTCAGTTTGTCTTGGGTTCAACAGCCCAAAACGGGAGCCATCGCTTTATTTACAATCAATTAACTGGCGCTTTGTTCTTTGATGCTGACGGTACAGGATCTAGCACTCAGGTTCAAATTGCTACTTTGTCAAATAAAGCTGTGATTAATTCCCAAAATATTTCAGTCATGTAA
- a CDS encoding AAA family ATPase, giving the protein MLKIHKFIGSFMNFPLLRFLVTKNYKNLSLDEVVELDKLNIFIGANNSGKSNFISCLKFLKSSLTTIPDESRGVSSFEDAISQCGGDRILDISVDSPARVRLAYCFEFPQNTQINTASKDSRILDIKIFVNKPNLKVSIGEEYLYNGVNLHDSNSSTPFYYYKFHDREFGKGAVSVYDEPGQTLRTHFEGLEDIPSNSLGLATIPKLLEHSQHPPENTPVYKVRRELIELVSQWQFYNANNMDLNKIRISEPKIGGSDVYLSTSGDNLPLVLDNLIQEDIDFEESINIALKAILPKSHRLRPIRSGRLSLTLGLYFPNIKEPFYLNEVSDGTVRMLCWATILHSPILPSLLVIDEPELGLHVSWMPILAEWIKKAARKTQVIITTHSPDLLDHFTDCLENVFCFYSEDKMHFSIKTLSPEMLSEKLAEGWELGDLYRVGDPSIGGWPW; this is encoded by the coding sequence ATGTTGAAAATTCACAAATTTATTGGCAGTTTTATGAATTTCCCCCTGCTTCGCTTTCTGGTTACTAAAAATTATAAAAATTTGTCTTTAGATGAGGTAGTTGAATTAGATAAGCTCAATATTTTTATAGGTGCAAATAATTCAGGAAAAAGCAATTTTATTAGCTGTTTAAAATTCTTAAAATCTAGCCTAACTACAATTCCTGATGAAAGTAGGGGTGTCAGTAGTTTTGAAGATGCTATATCTCAATGTGGCGGTGACAGAATTTTAGATATTAGTGTAGATAGTCCGGCGAGAGTAAGACTTGCATATTGTTTTGAATTTCCTCAAAATACCCAAATTAATACAGCTTCTAAAGATAGCAGAATCCTTGATATAAAAATTTTTGTAAATAAACCTAATCTCAAAGTTTCTATAGGAGAAGAGTATTTATATAATGGAGTCAATTTACATGATTCCAATTCATCGACACCTTTTTATTATTATAAATTTCATGACAGAGAATTTGGCAAAGGTGCTGTTTCAGTTTATGATGAACCTGGTCAAACTTTAAGAACTCATTTTGAAGGGTTAGAAGATATACCAAGCAATTCTTTAGGACTTGCTACTATTCCCAAGCTACTTGAACATAGTCAACATCCTCCTGAAAATACACCTGTTTATAAAGTCAGAAGAGAATTAATTGAATTAGTTTCCCAGTGGCAATTTTATAATGCCAACAATATGGATTTGAATAAAATTAGAATATCAGAGCCAAAAATTGGAGGAAGTGATGTTTATTTATCGACATCTGGAGATAATTTACCTCTAGTATTGGATAATTTAATTCAAGAAGATATCGACTTTGAGGAAAGTATTAACATAGCATTGAAGGCTATATTACCAAAAAGCCATCGCCTGCGACCCATACGTTCTGGTAGATTATCCCTAACTTTAGGATTATATTTTCCAAATATCAAAGAACCATTTTATCTAAATGAAGTATCGGATGGAACTGTAAGAATGTTGTGTTGGGCGACTATCTTACATTCTCCAATTTTACCATCATTGCTAGTAATTGATGAACCAGAATTAGGGTTACACGTATCATGGATGCCGATTTTAGCAGAATGGATTAAAAAAGCTGCCAGAAAAACACAAGTAATTATTACCACCCACAGCCCTGATCTTTTAGATCATTTCACAGATTGTTTAGAAAATGTTTTTTGTTTTTACTCAGAAGATAAAATGCATTTCTCCATAAAAACGCTTTCTCCTGAAATGCTGAGTGAAAAACTAGCAGAAGGATGGGAATTAGGTGATTTATACCGTGTTGGAGATCCCAGTATTGGAGGATGGCCGTGGTAG
- the ald gene encoding alanine dehydrogenase — MEIGVPRESKDQEFRVGLSPSSVRVLQENGHAIFVETQAGSGAGFTDDDYQEAGAEIVSKPEYTWNRELVVKVKEPLASEYKFLQKEQILFTYLHLAADRKLTEHLIDCGTCAIAYETVEQPGANKLPLLSPMSIIAGRLAVQFGARFLERQQGGKGVLLGGVPGVKAGKVVILGGGVVGTEAAKIAVGMGAAVQILDVSVERLSYLETLFGSRVELVYSNSAHIQAAIKEADLLIGAVLVPGRRAPILVSRELVKQMHPGSVIVDVAVDQGGCVETLHVTSHTSPVYVEEGVVHYGVPNMPGAVPWTATQALNNSTLPYVVQLANLGIKALEVNPALAKGLNVQNHRLVHPAVQEVFPDLVN; from the coding sequence ATGGAAATCGGCGTTCCTAGAGAGTCTAAGGATCAGGAGTTTCGGGTAGGGTTGAGTCCTTCTAGTGTGCGGGTGCTGCAAGAAAATGGTCATGCCATTTTTGTGGAGACTCAAGCAGGTAGTGGTGCGGGATTTACAGACGATGACTATCAAGAAGCCGGGGCTGAAATTGTCTCTAAACCTGAATATACTTGGAATCGGGAGCTAGTTGTCAAAGTCAAAGAACCTTTAGCGAGTGAGTATAAGTTTTTACAAAAAGAGCAAATTTTATTTACTTATTTGCATTTAGCGGCTGATCGGAAATTGACCGAGCATTTAATTGATTGTGGCACTTGTGCGATCGCCTACGAAACCGTAGAACAACCCGGTGCGAACAAACTACCACTGCTGAGTCCCATGAGCATCATTGCAGGTAGACTAGCAGTACAATTTGGAGCCAGATTTCTAGAACGCCAGCAAGGTGGTAAAGGAGTTCTCTTAGGCGGTGTACCCGGAGTCAAAGCCGGAAAAGTCGTAATTTTAGGCGGCGGCGTTGTTGGTACAGAAGCCGCTAAAATTGCCGTAGGTATGGGTGCTGCTGTGCAAATCCTAGATGTGAGCGTCGAGCGCTTATCTTACCTAGAAACCCTATTTGGTTCGAGAGTCGAACTGGTGTACAGTAACTCTGCTCACATCCAAGCCGCAATCAAAGAAGCCGACTTACTCATTGGTGCAGTTTTAGTCCCAGGACGTAGAGCGCCCATATTAGTATCCCGTGAATTGGTCAAACAAATGCATCCCGGCTCAGTCATCGTTGATGTTGCAGTTGATCAAGGCGGTTGCGTAGAAACACTACACGTAACATCACATACAAGTCCTGTATATGTCGAAGAAGGTGTAGTCCATTATGGTGTTCCTAATATGCCAGGTGCAGTACCTTGGACAGCAACACAAGCACTAAATAACAGTACATTACCTTATGTTGTGCAGTTAGCAAATCTAGGCATCAAAGCCCTAGAAGTTAACCCAGCATTAGCTAAAGGCTTGAATGTCCAAAATCATCGCTTAGTACATCCGGCTGTACAAGAGGTTTTCCCAGATTTAGTAAATTAA
- a CDS encoding WD40 repeat domain-containing protein has protein sequence MAFMAAIALPITVWQGLNIPTAHAAVEFAPNSQIRTAVTGPQLLYTLSGHRGNVKSLAFSPNSQVLVSGGAENEGIIQLWNPRTGERVGRISKAHTTGVKSLVISPDGQTLISCSSDNTINLWNLRNNSFSRSFVGHSTNVMSLAVSADSRVLVSGALDGIRMWDLLQQRPLATLVRYDNSIHTLAMSPDGQTLASGDSKGMIKLWNLNTGALLREFNGHSQIVTTLAFTPDGSNFVTASRDRTIKVWSLNSSAPVRTLTGHNNWVNAIAINPDGQTLASAGRDGLKLWNLNTGEVVNTLMGHSDWVSAIAYSPDGQTLASGSFDGRVNIWGIPPRSN, from the coding sequence ATGGCATTTATGGCAGCGATCGCCCTGCCGATAACTGTCTGGCAAGGGTTAAACATTCCTACTGCTCATGCTGCTGTTGAATTCGCACCAAACTCTCAAATCAGAACTGCGGTTACAGGACCCCAATTGCTTTATACCCTCTCTGGACATAGAGGAAACGTTAAATCTTTAGCCTTTAGTCCCAATAGCCAAGTTCTGGTGAGTGGTGGTGCTGAAAATGAGGGGATAATCCAATTGTGGAATCCCAGAACTGGTGAAAGAGTGGGGCGGATTAGCAAAGCCCACACAACTGGGGTGAAGTCTTTGGTAATTTCACCAGATGGTCAAACTTTAATTAGCTGTAGCAGCGATAATACTATTAATCTTTGGAATCTGAGAAATAATTCCTTTAGTCGTTCTTTTGTGGGACATAGCACTAATGTGATGTCTTTAGCTGTATCGGCGGATAGTCGAGTTCTCGTCAGTGGTGCTTTAGACGGTATTCGGATGTGGGATTTGTTACAGCAGCGTCCATTAGCTACCTTAGTCCGCTATGATAATTCTATACATACACTGGCAATGAGTCCTGATGGTCAGACTTTAGCTAGTGGTGATAGTAAGGGTATGATTAAGCTGTGGAACTTGAATACTGGGGCATTACTCCGGGAATTTAATGGACATTCCCAGATAGTTACTACTCTAGCTTTTACGCCTGATGGGTCAAATTTCGTCACGGCTAGCCGCGATCGCACAATTAAAGTTTGGAGTCTCAATTCTAGCGCGCCAGTACGCACCCTCACAGGACACAATAATTGGGTGAATGCGATCGCCATCAATCCCGATGGACAAACCTTAGCCAGTGCCGGCAGAGATGGCCTGAAGTTGTGGAATTTAAATACTGGAGAGGTAGTAAATACACTGATGGGACATTCAGACTGGGTAAGTGCGATCGCCTATAGTCCAGATGGTCAAACCCTAGCCAGTGGCAGTTTTGATGGCAGAGTTAATATTTGGGGAATCCCACCACGCAGCAATTAG
- a CDS encoding DUF4276 family protein: MFAGGGESEVRGLTIFLEKNFPECQFERKTPVRNKPGGKPNKVHSYGKTGKSLIEQIKLELPIALKHQPNKCDLILVFDDLDCRNPIQEKEKFLAAISTIPTAINIKKNVGFAAPELEAWIIADWGNSVARHPDFRGRHQAMFYWLSTVKNIPFNHPESFSEYDIEKDCCQEKLSQALVDSSVIPEFNHNLEPFSKGLHTPALLADIDPDVVQRKCPLFRELYNYLNDFCRSS; the protein is encoded by the coding sequence GTGTTTGCAGGTGGTGGAGAATCTGAAGTTAGAGGACTAACTATTTTTTTAGAAAAAAATTTTCCTGAATGTCAATTTGAAAGAAAAACCCCAGTTCGTAATAAACCTGGTGGTAAACCTAATAAGGTACATAGTTATGGAAAAACAGGTAAAAGCTTAATTGAACAAATTAAGCTAGAGTTACCTATTGCTTTAAAACATCAACCAAATAAATGTGATTTGATATTAGTTTTTGATGATTTAGATTGTCGCAATCCAATTCAGGAAAAAGAAAAATTTTTAGCAGCTATATCAACAATACCCACAGCTATTAATATCAAAAAAAATGTCGGATTTGCTGCACCTGAGTTAGAAGCTTGGATTATCGCAGATTGGGGTAATTCAGTAGCTAGGCATCCTGATTTTAGAGGCAGACACCAGGCTATGTTTTACTGGTTGAGTACAGTAAAAAATATTCCTTTTAATCATCCCGAATCATTTAGTGAATATGATATAGAAAAAGATTGTTGTCAAGAAAAGCTATCACAGGCGTTAGTGGATTCAAGTGTCATACCTGAATTTAATCACAATTTAGAACCATTTTCTAAAGGTTTACATACACCTGCGTTATTAGCTGATATAGACCCTGATGTAGTTCAAAGGAAATGCCCATTATTTCGGGAACTTTATAACTATCTCAATGATTTTTGTCGTTCTTCATGA
- the cydB gene encoding cytochrome d ubiquinol oxidase subunit II — protein sequence METLEYFLPQVWFVILALFLLLYVMLDGFDLGVGILSLTSSDEERRGILMTSLSNIWDANETWLVLLGGGLFGAFPLAYGTIFTALYIPLLTMVFGFIFRGVAFEFRELSNRKIFWNFAFGAGSFTAALGQGFALGAVLKGIKVDESGHFIGTTWDWLSIPSVLVALTLIQGYVLIGSTYLIWKTTGELQATHFKTAKIAAWTTLIGAIFITITTPIIYETARSRLFQQPLVYIFAVIPILGVLLIWQLLRSLNRREERAPFVWTILLFVLTFLGLGLIVFPYIIPNQITIYQAAADPSSLVIMIIFIGFLIPVMLFYNLYQYIVFRGKVTGEQYGE from the coding sequence ATGGAGACACTTGAATATTTTCTTCCTCAAGTATGGTTTGTAATTTTGGCTCTCTTCCTCTTGCTTTACGTGATGCTAGACGGATTTGATTTAGGGGTAGGGATATTATCTCTCACTTCTTCTGATGAGGAACGCCGGGGAATTTTAATGACCAGTTTGAGTAATATTTGGGATGCTAATGAAACATGGCTTGTTCTCTTAGGAGGCGGGCTTTTTGGTGCATTTCCCTTAGCTTATGGCACGATTTTTACTGCGTTATATATTCCCCTACTCACAATGGTGTTTGGGTTTATTTTTCGGGGTGTAGCTTTTGAATTTAGGGAGTTATCTAACCGCAAAATTTTCTGGAATTTCGCCTTTGGGGCGGGAAGTTTTACCGCCGCACTCGGTCAAGGTTTCGCTTTGGGTGCTGTACTCAAGGGTATTAAAGTCGATGAATCCGGACACTTTATTGGTACAACTTGGGACTGGTTGAGTATTCCCTCTGTGTTGGTGGCTTTAACGTTGATTCAAGGATATGTATTGATTGGCTCAACTTATCTTATCTGGAAAACTACGGGAGAATTGCAAGCTACTCACTTTAAAACTGCCAAAATTGCAGCTTGGACAACTTTAATTGGTGCTATTTTCATCACCATTACAACCCCAATTATTTATGAAACTGCTAGATCCCGCTTATTTCAACAACCCCTAGTTTATATCTTTGCTGTCATTCCTATATTAGGAGTGTTGCTAATTTGGCAACTTCTCAGAAGTCTTAACCGCAGAGAAGAAAGAGCGCCTTTTGTCTGGACGATTCTTTTATTTGTGCTGACTTTTCTAGGTTTAGGATTAATTGTTTTCCCGTATATTATTCCTAATCAAATTACCATTTATCAGGCTGCTGCTGATCCGAGTTCGCTGGTAATCATGATTATTTTTATCGGCTTTCTGATTCCAGTCATGTTGTTTTACAACCTTTATCAGTACATTGTGTTTCGGGGTAAGGTTACTGGTGAACAATATGGGGAGTAA